In one Nocardioides sp. NBC_00368 genomic region, the following are encoded:
- the murG gene encoding undecaprenyldiphospho-muramoylpentapeptide beta-N-acetylglucosaminyltransferase, protein MKALLAGGGTAGHTSPLLATADALRRLDPSVEVTCLGTPRGLENQVVPAAGYPLELIPPVPMPRQLSSDLLKVPANLKGAVDATYEVLDRVRPDVVVGYGGYVSMPAYLAAKRRRIPIVVHEGNAMPGLANKAGARVADRVAVSFPDTKLPKAEYIGLPIRRMISTLDRWALRAEARSFFGLDQHRPTIVVTGGSQGARTINEAVSGAYPTLASNGIQVLHVIGPKNELASPGPGYHVLNYVDRMDLALAAADLMICRSGANSVIEASAVGVPAVYVPLPIGNGEQSLNARAVVDAGGAVLVPDAEMNAAWVTSHVPPIVTDRARLEAMSKAASDLVPRDADERLARMIFEVVAGGKS, encoded by the coding sequence ATGAAGGCCCTCCTCGCCGGCGGTGGCACCGCTGGACACACATCCCCCCTGCTCGCCACGGCTGACGCCCTGCGCCGACTCGACCCCAGCGTGGAGGTGACCTGCCTCGGCACGCCTCGCGGCCTGGAGAACCAGGTGGTTCCCGCCGCGGGCTACCCGCTCGAGCTGATCCCGCCGGTCCCGATGCCGCGCCAGCTCAGCAGCGACCTGCTGAAGGTGCCGGCCAACCTCAAGGGCGCGGTCGACGCGACCTACGAGGTGCTCGACCGGGTCCGTCCCGACGTCGTCGTCGGCTACGGCGGCTACGTCTCGATGCCGGCCTACCTCGCCGCGAAGCGGCGCCGCATCCCGATCGTCGTGCACGAGGGCAACGCGATGCCCGGGCTCGCCAACAAGGCGGGAGCCCGGGTCGCCGACCGGGTCGCGGTGAGCTTCCCCGACACCAAGCTGCCCAAGGCCGAATACATCGGCCTGCCGATCCGCCGGATGATCTCGACGCTCGACCGCTGGGCGCTGCGCGCCGAGGCGCGCAGCTTCTTCGGGCTCGACCAGCACCGTCCCACGATCGTGGTCACCGGCGGCTCGCAGGGCGCCCGGACCATCAACGAGGCGGTCTCCGGCGCCTACCCGACCCTGGCCAGCAACGGGATCCAGGTGCTTCACGTGATCGGCCCGAAGAACGAGCTGGCCTCGCCCGGCCCCGGCTACCACGTGCTCAACTACGTCGACCGGATGGATCTCGCGCTGGCCGCCGCCGACCTGATGATCTGCCGCTCCGGCGCCAACTCGGTGATCGAGGCGAGCGCCGTGGGTGTCCCCGCCGTCTACGTACCTCTCCCGATCGGCAACGGCGAGCAGTCGCTCAACGCGCGCGCGGTCGTCGACGCTGGTGGCGCGGTGCTGGTCCCCGACGCCGAGATGAACGCCGCGTGGGTCACCAGCCACGTACCCCCGATCGTCACGGACCGTGCCCGGCTCGAGGCCATGTCGAAGGCGGCCAGCGACCTGGTCCCGCGCGACGCCGACGAGCGGCTGGCGCGGATGATCTTCGAGGTCGTCGCAGGAGGTAAGTCGTGA
- the ftsW gene encoding putative lipid II flippase FtsW — MTTTSPDQTGAGSAEQAKAYPKSVLGYLKAWFHALRVALNRPLAAYYLLLTSTSLLLTIGLIMVLSASSVWAYQYLGNSYAIVGRQVLWVIIGIPCAFIASRVRPKHLRRLAWPGYVVACVLLFLTIFLGHDVNGQQNWIGAGPVKIQPSEIAKLAIVLWSAHVYALKDRRLDSLHEVLMPVLPGIAVATGLVLAGKDLGTALVFFAIVLGMLWVVGAPGKLFGIAISIIGVSVLFLISTDTERLARLTSFADPFKDYHGQGWQPSHGLYALSSGGVLGQGIGASQQKWGDLPEAHTDYIFAVLGEELGLVGTLLVVGLFLTLAFALIKVARQTDRPFVRYFSFGVLVWLLGQMIINVGMVLALLPVIGIPLPLVSYGGSALIPSMVALGVVIGFARREPAAAAALKQRKALAKDRARQAAAYRSAQRNR, encoded by the coding sequence GTGACGACCACCAGCCCCGACCAGACCGGTGCCGGCTCGGCCGAGCAGGCCAAGGCGTACCCGAAGTCGGTCCTCGGCTACCTCAAGGCCTGGTTCCATGCGCTGCGGGTGGCCCTGAACCGGCCCCTGGCCGCCTACTACCTGCTGCTCACCAGCACCTCGCTGCTGCTGACCATCGGCCTGATCATGGTGCTGAGCGCCTCGAGCGTGTGGGCCTACCAGTACCTGGGCAACTCCTACGCCATCGTCGGGCGGCAGGTGCTCTGGGTGATCATCGGTATCCCGTGCGCGTTCATCGCCTCCAGGGTCCGGCCCAAGCACCTGCGCCGGCTCGCGTGGCCGGGCTACGTCGTGGCCTGCGTGCTGCTCTTCCTGACGATCTTCCTGGGCCACGACGTCAACGGCCAGCAGAACTGGATCGGCGCCGGCCCGGTCAAGATCCAGCCGTCCGAGATCGCCAAGCTGGCGATCGTGCTGTGGTCCGCCCACGTCTACGCGCTCAAGGACCGCCGGCTCGACAGTCTCCACGAGGTGCTGATGCCGGTCCTGCCCGGCATCGCGGTGGCCACGGGACTGGTGCTGGCCGGCAAGGATCTCGGCACCGCGCTGGTCTTCTTCGCGATCGTGCTCGGGATGCTGTGGGTGGTCGGCGCGCCCGGCAAGCTCTTCGGGATCGCGATCTCGATCATCGGGGTCTCGGTGTTGTTCCTGATCAGCACCGACACCGAGCGGCTCGCCCGGCTGACCAGCTTCGCGGACCCGTTCAAGGACTACCACGGCCAGGGGTGGCAGCCCTCCCACGGTCTCTACGCGCTCAGCTCCGGCGGCGTCCTGGGGCAGGGGATCGGAGCCTCCCAGCAGAAGTGGGGCGACCTGCCCGAGGCCCACACCGACTACATCTTCGCGGTGCTGGGCGAGGAGCTCGGCCTGGTCGGCACCCTGCTCGTGGTCGGCCTCTTCCTGACCCTCGCCTTCGCGCTGATCAAGGTCGCGCGCCAGACCGACCGGCCGTTCGTGCGCTACTTCAGCTTCGGTGTGCTGGTCTGGCTGCTCGGCCAGATGATCATCAACGTCGGCATGGTGCTCGCGCTGCTGCCGGTCATCGGGATCCCGCTGCCGCTGGTCTCCTACGGCGGTTCGGCGCTGATCCCGTCGATGGTGGCGCTGGGCGTCGTGATCGGCTTCGCCCGTCGTGAACCGGCAGCAGCGGCGGCGCTGAAGCAGCGTAAAGCCTTGGCAAAGGATCGCGCGCGCCAGGCAGCCGCTTACCGGTCCGCCCAACGCAACCGATAA
- the murD gene encoding UDP-N-acetylmuramoyl-L-alanine--D-glutamate ligase, whose translation MTEPENMAEKLDKLGRNDSWEGVKAVVAGFGVSGFAAADNLTHLGASVIALDESPGDEERQEKAKLLGILGADVRLGEGATHVLPDDVDVVVTSPGWRPTAPLLAQARERGIPIWGEVELAWRLRDPDNAAPWLAVTGTNGKTTTVQMLDNILRTAGLRSVAVGNVGLPIVEAVMDPEPYDVFAVELSSFQLHYTSSMAAEAAVVLNIAEDHLDWYPSMEDYAADKGRVYEGVERACVYNVADEATMHLVEEADVVEGARAIGFTLGTPAVGQVGVVEDILVDRAFIEERQTSAAELCQISDLASSAPHYVQNALAAAALARAHGVSQAAVRDGLKSFRPDGHRIEVVAEVGGVTWVDDSKATNPHAAQASLQAYDPVVWIAGGLAKGARFDDLVASIHDRLRAVILIGQDRDVIATALAAHAGDLEIVELDDPDGEAALAEAVEIAAALAKPGDTVLLAPGCASQDQFRDYKARGDAFADAVRRTV comes from the coding sequence ATGACTGAGCCCGAGAACATGGCTGAGAAGCTCGACAAGCTCGGCCGCAACGACTCCTGGGAGGGCGTGAAGGCGGTCGTGGCCGGCTTCGGCGTCTCCGGGTTCGCCGCCGCCGACAACCTCACCCACCTGGGTGCCTCGGTGATCGCACTGGACGAGTCCCCGGGCGACGAGGAGCGACAGGAGAAGGCCAAGCTCCTCGGCATCCTCGGTGCCGACGTACGCCTCGGCGAGGGCGCCACCCACGTGCTGCCCGACGACGTCGACGTCGTGGTCACCTCGCCCGGCTGGCGGCCGACGGCCCCGCTGCTGGCGCAGGCGCGCGAGCGCGGGATCCCGATCTGGGGCGAGGTCGAGCTGGCCTGGCGGCTGCGCGACCCCGACAACGCCGCGCCCTGGCTGGCGGTCACCGGCACGAACGGCAAGACCACGACCGTGCAGATGCTCGACAACATCCTGCGTACGGCCGGGCTCCGGTCCGTGGCCGTCGGCAACGTCGGCCTGCCGATCGTCGAGGCCGTGATGGACCCCGAGCCCTACGACGTCTTCGCCGTCGAGCTCTCCTCCTTCCAGCTCCACTACACCTCCTCGATGGCCGCCGAGGCCGCCGTCGTGCTCAACATCGCCGAGGACCACCTCGACTGGTACCCCTCGATGGAGGACTACGCCGCCGACAAGGGCCGCGTCTACGAGGGCGTCGAGCGGGCCTGCGTCTACAACGTCGCCGACGAGGCCACCATGCACCTGGTCGAGGAGGCCGACGTCGTCGAGGGCGCCCGCGCGATCGGCTTCACGCTCGGCACCCCGGCCGTCGGTCAGGTGGGGGTCGTCGAGGACATCCTGGTCGACAGGGCCTTCATCGAGGAGCGCCAGACCTCCGCCGCCGAGCTGTGCCAGATCTCCGACCTGGCCTCCTCCGCGCCCCACTACGTCCAGAACGCGCTGGCCGCGGCCGCGCTCGCGCGTGCCCACGGGGTCTCCCAGGCCGCCGTACGCGACGGGCTGAAGTCGTTCCGCCCCGACGGCCACCGCATCGAGGTCGTCGCCGAGGTCGGCGGCGTCACCTGGGTCGACGACTCCAAGGCGACCAACCCGCACGCCGCCCAGGCCTCGCTGCAGGCCTACGACCCGGTGGTCTGGATCGCTGGCGGGCTGGCCAAGGGCGCCCGCTTCGACGACCTGGTCGCCTCCATCCACGACCGGTTGCGCGCCGTCATCCTGATCGGTCAGGACCGTGACGTGATCGCCACGGCTCTCGCCGCCCACGCCGGTGACCTGGAGATCGTCGAGCTCGACGACCCCGACGGCGAGGCCGCTCTCGCGGAGGCCGTCGAGATCGCCGCCGCGCTGGCCAAGCCCGGTGACACCGTGCTCCTGGCCCCGGGCTGCGCCAGCCAGGACCAGTTCCGCGACTACAAGGCCCGGGGCGACGCCTTCGCCGACGCCGTCCGCCGCACCGTCTGA
- the mraY gene encoding phospho-N-acetylmuramoyl-pentapeptide-transferase — MRAILLSGAIALLFSLLGTRFAIVQFTKLGYGQEIREDGPTTHRTKRGTPTMGGVAIVISVLVGFIAAKLLTGDAPSATAYLLLFLLVGMAAVGFVDDFIKVFMQRNLGLRAWSKMVGQTLVAVGFGVVAIHPAMENEDGITPAADQLSFIRDFGPHFLGGDGLLFWLGGALLLAIFWVMVTGTSNATNLTDGLDGLLAASSAIVFAAYTIISIWQNNQRCGRPSVEIGTCYEVRDPLDMAILGAAISGACIGFLWWNASPAKIFMGDTGSLALGSVLAGFAILSHTEFLLIILGGLFVMETSAVMLQVGWFKLSRRLTGTPKRIFRMTPIHHHFELLGWEQVTVVIRFWIITGLFVAAGLGIFYAEWVATI, encoded by the coding sequence ATGAGAGCGATCTTGCTGAGCGGAGCGATTGCGCTTCTGTTCTCGCTGCTCGGCACCCGATTTGCGATCGTACAGTTCACGAAGTTGGGCTACGGCCAGGAGATCCGCGAGGACGGGCCGACGACCCACCGCACCAAGCGCGGCACCCCGACCATGGGTGGCGTCGCGATCGTGATCTCGGTCCTCGTGGGCTTCATCGCGGCCAAGCTGCTGACCGGCGACGCCCCGAGCGCGACGGCCTACCTGCTGCTCTTCCTCCTGGTGGGCATGGCCGCCGTCGGCTTCGTCGACGACTTCATCAAGGTCTTCATGCAGCGCAACCTCGGTCTGCGCGCGTGGTCCAAGATGGTCGGGCAGACGCTGGTCGCGGTGGGCTTCGGCGTGGTGGCGATCCATCCGGCGATGGAGAACGAAGACGGCATCACACCGGCCGCCGACCAGCTCTCCTTCATCCGTGACTTCGGTCCCCATTTCCTCGGTGGCGACGGCCTGCTCTTCTGGCTCGGCGGCGCGCTGCTGCTGGCGATCTTCTGGGTGATGGTCACCGGCACCTCGAACGCCACCAACCTCACCGACGGGCTGGACGGCCTGCTGGCCGCCTCCTCGGCGATCGTCTTCGCCGCCTACACGATCATCTCGATCTGGCAGAACAACCAGCGGTGCGGCCGTCCCAGTGTGGAGATCGGCACCTGCTACGAGGTCCGCGACCCGCTCGACATGGCGATCCTCGGCGCCGCGATCAGCGGTGCCTGCATCGGCTTCCTGTGGTGGAACGCCAGCCCCGCGAAGATCTTCATGGGCGACACCGGCTCGCTCGCGCTCGGCTCCGTGCTCGCCGGCTTCGCGATCCTGTCGCACACCGAGTTCCTGCTGATCATCCTCGGCGGACTGTTCGTCATGGAGACCTCGGCGGTGATGCTCCAGGTGGGCTGGTTCAAGCTCTCCCGCCGCCTGACGGGAACACCGAAGCGGATCTTCCGGATGACACCGATCCATCACCACTTCGAGCTGCTCGGCTGGGAACAGGTCACCGTGGTGATCCGGTTCTGGATCATCACCGGCTTGTTCGTGGCCGCGGGCCTGGGAATCTTCTACGCCGAATGGGTGGCGACCATCTGA
- a CDS encoding UDP-N-acetylmuramoyl-L-alanyl-D-glutamate--2,6-diaminopimelate ligase — translation MAGELGLDVRGEARVIGVTLSSQRVLPGDLYAALPGSRAHGADYAAGAVEAGAVAVLTDAAGAAALEDQGLGEVPMLLVEQPRKVLGALSARVYGNPSSRLRLIGVTGTQGKTTTTRLAESALLDAGHRAGVIGTVGTRIGGRDVKTPLTTPEAPDLHGLFARMVEEGTEACAMEVSSHALVMGRVDGVVFDVAVFLNLGRDHLDFHETVEDYYAAKADLFTPERAKLGIVNIDDEHGRRLAAEANIPILTYALHDDAADWRATDIELRPDGSSFTVHGPDGLSFPAASPLAGDYNVSNTLAALASIHHAYQAGHDASGSASADVVRSVAAALAKGSGVPGRLERIDEGQPFTVVVDYAHKPDAVEAALGTLRPLTESRLIVVIGAGGDRDTGKRPIMGEISARLADHVIVTDDNPRTEDPASIRRQVLAGATGGSASVEEIGDRRAAIERAISLAQPGDIVVVAGKGHETGQEINGVTHPFDDREVVREALAQH, via the coding sequence CTGGCCGGCGAGCTCGGCCTGGACGTACGCGGCGAGGCCCGTGTCATCGGCGTCACGCTGAGCTCCCAACGAGTGCTGCCCGGTGACCTCTACGCAGCGCTCCCCGGCAGCCGAGCGCACGGCGCGGACTACGCCGCCGGTGCCGTCGAGGCCGGAGCGGTGGCGGTGCTGACCGACGCGGCCGGTGCCGCCGCGCTGGAGGACCAGGGTCTCGGCGAGGTGCCGATGCTGCTCGTGGAGCAGCCGCGCAAGGTGCTCGGCGCCCTCTCGGCCCGCGTCTACGGCAACCCGTCCAGCAGGCTTCGGCTGATCGGCGTGACCGGCACCCAGGGCAAGACCACGACCACCCGGCTCGCCGAGAGTGCGCTGCTCGACGCCGGCCACCGTGCCGGTGTCATCGGCACGGTCGGCACCCGGATCGGCGGGCGCGACGTCAAGACGCCGCTCACCACGCCCGAGGCGCCCGACCTGCACGGGCTCTTCGCCCGGATGGTGGAGGAGGGCACCGAGGCCTGCGCGATGGAGGTCTCCTCCCACGCGCTGGTGATGGGACGTGTCGACGGGGTCGTCTTCGACGTCGCCGTCTTCCTCAACCTCGGCCGCGACCATCTCGACTTCCACGAGACGGTCGAGGACTACTACGCCGCGAAGGCCGACCTGTTCACTCCCGAGCGGGCGAAGCTCGGCATCGTCAACATCGACGACGAGCACGGCCGCCGGCTCGCGGCCGAGGCCAACATCCCGATCCTCACCTACGCCCTGCACGACGACGCCGCCGACTGGCGCGCCACCGACATCGAGCTGCGCCCCGACGGCTCCAGCTTCACCGTCCACGGCCCCGACGGCCTGTCGTTCCCGGCCGCGAGCCCCCTGGCCGGCGACTACAACGTGAGCAACACCCTCGCGGCCCTGGCGAGCATCCACCACGCGTACCAGGCTGGGCACGATGCCTCGGGCTCCGCTTCGGCAGACGTCGTACGCAGCGTCGCCGCCGCCCTCGCCAAGGGCTCCGGTGTCCCGGGGCGGCTCGAGCGGATCGACGAGGGCCAGCCGTTCACCGTGGTGGTCGACTACGCGCACAAGCCGGACGCGGTCGAGGCTGCGCTCGGCACGCTCCGCCCGCTGACCGAGTCCCGGCTGATCGTGGTGATCGGGGCCGGGGGAGACCGCGACACCGGCAAGCGGCCGATCATGGGCGAGATCAGCGCGCGCCTGGCCGACCACGTCATCGTCACCGACGACAACCCCCGCACCGAGGACCCGGCGAGCATCCGGCGACAGGTGCTGGCGGGCGCCACCGGCGGATCCGCGAGCGTCGAGGAGATCGGCGACCGGCGGGCTGCGATCGAGCGGGCGATCAGCCTCGCCCAGCCCGGCGATATCGTCGTCGTCGCAGGTAAGGGCCATGAGACGGGCCAGGAGATCAACGGCGTCACCCACCCGTTCGACGACCGCGAGGTCGTCCGCGAGGCGTTGGCGCAACACTGA
- a CDS encoding MFS transporter has translation MGIGLVDPILPVLAEELKATPAQVSLLFTSYLVVTAVAMLGVGWVSSRIGAKWTLILGLVLIVVFAGLAGTVDGVDGIVGFRAGWGLGNALFISTSLAVIVGSATGGFAGAIILYETALGLGIAVGPLLGGVLGGISWRGPFFGVSALMAVALVATLVFLPPTPKPEKKVSLVAPLAALRHRGLLTMGIMALLYNWGFFTLLGYAPYPMGLHDPLQLGWVFFAWGILVAVFAVWGAPWAQRRFGTAPTLYVNLLGLGVLLAVIGLGVSSPTVVIVAVILSGVFVGLNNTLTTQAVMLVSPVERPIASSAYGFVRFIGGGLAPFAAGKIAEATDQSVAFYVGAAAFLVAIPVLASGHRLITAAESAETAEPVAPTLEPVGPVRGEGRPVLVAVGATLDADAVVDRAAEMAAAEGAPLEVVHVRETEVVEELAIDAEEPETAAATVRAHLDRLAARGVTATGLVLHSVGDHASAGTVLARYATEAGARTIALGSSPRGRAAQLADGSITSAVVRNAGVPVVLVVPGQEPRELSAAALAHLRHA, from the coding sequence ATGGGGATCGGGCTCGTCGACCCGATCCTGCCGGTGCTCGCCGAGGAGCTGAAGGCGACCCCCGCTCAGGTCTCGCTGCTGTTCACCAGCTATCTGGTGGTGACGGCTGTGGCGATGCTCGGGGTCGGCTGGGTCTCCAGCCGGATCGGCGCGAAGTGGACGCTGATCCTCGGTCTGGTCCTGATCGTGGTGTTCGCCGGGCTGGCCGGCACCGTCGACGGCGTGGACGGCATCGTCGGCTTCCGGGCCGGCTGGGGTCTGGGCAACGCCCTGTTCATCTCCACGAGCCTGGCGGTCATCGTCGGCTCGGCGACCGGGGGATTCGCGGGGGCGATCATCCTCTACGAGACCGCGCTCGGCCTCGGCATCGCGGTCGGTCCGCTCCTCGGCGGGGTGCTCGGCGGCATCTCCTGGCGCGGCCCGTTCTTCGGCGTCTCCGCGCTGATGGCGGTCGCCCTGGTCGCCACGCTGGTCTTCCTGCCGCCGACGCCGAAGCCGGAGAAGAAGGTCTCGCTGGTGGCCCCGCTGGCCGCGCTGCGCCACCGCGGGCTGTTGACGATGGGCATCATGGCGCTGCTCTACAACTGGGGCTTCTTCACCCTGCTCGGCTACGCGCCCTACCCGATGGGGCTGCACGACCCGCTGCAGCTCGGCTGGGTCTTCTTCGCCTGGGGCATCCTGGTCGCCGTCTTCGCCGTGTGGGGCGCGCCGTGGGCGCAGCGCCGCTTCGGCACCGCACCGACCCTCTACGTCAACCTGCTCGGCCTCGGCGTCCTGCTCGCCGTCATCGGCCTGGGCGTCTCCTCGCCGACCGTGGTGATCGTGGCCGTGATCCTGTCCGGTGTCTTCGTCGGCCTCAACAACACCCTGACCACCCAGGCGGTCATGCTGGTCTCGCCGGTGGAGCGGCCGATCGCCTCCTCGGCCTACGGCTTCGTACGCTTCATCGGCGGTGGCCTGGCCCCGTTCGCCGCGGGCAAGATCGCCGAGGCGACCGACCAGTCGGTGGCCTTCTACGTCGGCGCCGCCGCGTTCCTGGTCGCGATCCCCGTCCTGGCCAGCGGCCACAGGCTGATCACGGCCGCCGAGTCGGCCGAGACCGCCGAGCCGGTCGCGCCGACGCTGGAGCCGGTGGGACCCGTCCGCGGTGAGGGTCGCCCCGTGCTGGTCGCCGTCGGGGCCACCCTCGACGCCGACGCGGTCGTCGACCGGGCCGCCGAGATGGCCGCGGCCGAGGGCGCCCCGCTGGAGGTGGTCCACGTCCGCGAGACCGAGGTCGTCGAGGAGCTCGCGATCGACGCCGAGGAGCCCGAGACGGCCGCCGCGACCGTACGTGCCCACCTCGACCGCCTCGCCGCCCGCGGCGTGACCGCGACCGGACTCGTGCTGCACAGCGTCGGCGACCACGCCAGCGCCGGGACGGTGCTGGCCAGGTACGCCACCGAGGCCGGGGCCCGCACCATCGCGCTCGGCTCCTCGCCGCGGGGTCGTGCCGCCCAGCTCGCCGACGGTTCGATCACCTCCGCGGTCGTGCGCAACGCCGGCGTACCCGTCGTGCTCGTCGTCCCCGGCCAGGAGCCGCGCGAGCTCAGCGCCGCGGCACTGGCCCACCTGCGCCACGCCTGA
- a CDS encoding MarR family winged helix-turn-helix transcriptional regulator → MSAALTGRDLAPTMERLVRLVREVSTAGEVSTTGAAVLARLGRLGGQRITDLARAEGVSQPAMTQLVNRLEQDGLVRRTADLADRRGVLVETTDRGREVTTARRTQRAEALEAALERLDGGDRTAIAAALPALDRLVDAVLDS, encoded by the coding sequence GTGAGCGCAGCATTGACCGGCCGGGACCTGGCACCCACCATGGAGCGCCTCGTGCGACTCGTGCGTGAGGTGTCGACGGCCGGCGAGGTCTCCACGACCGGTGCCGCCGTGCTCGCGCGGCTTGGCCGGCTCGGTGGCCAGCGGATCACCGACCTCGCCCGGGCCGAGGGCGTGTCCCAACCGGCGATGACCCAGCTGGTCAACAGGCTCGAGCAGGACGGGCTGGTGCGGCGTACCGCCGACCTTGCCGACCGCCGGGGAGTGCTCGTCGAGACCACCGACCGTGGTCGTGAGGTCACCACCGCCAGGCGTACGCAGCGGGCCGAGGCGCTCGAGGCGGCGCTGGAGCGCCTCGACGGGGGCGACCGGACGGCCATCGCGGCCGCCCTGCCCGCGCTCGACCGGCTCGTCGACGCCGTGCTCGATTCCTGA
- a CDS encoding peptidoglycan D,D-transpeptidase FtsI family protein: protein MTRRRGPVHIRLRVGFILVAMVLSVFGGRLVQLQGIDPHSYAAMAAAENVVDVVLPAERGEILDRDGEALADSSDGLMVLADPKQTKKDAPAIAAFLAKELGVDYASALAKLRKDGSRFQYIKRQVPATQATAAVEKASKEGYQGLWTSRDPLRNYPNGDVAANLVGFMGNDGPLAGLEAAFDKHLAGKDGHAEYDATSPVSGTRMPLGTNNRVDPVDGNDLTLTIDRDLQYYVQQTLMDAVQNSRAESGMAVVMDTQTGEILSLVDYPTFDARDPAASPKSLRGSNALSNVYEPGSVQKVLTVAGLLDQGLVSPSTRIRVPESYMSGGAPIRDWYPHGVEKLTLAGVIAKSSNIGTVMAADKYADGQLREYLSAFGQGRRTGLGLDTESAGLLASPEAWSDANEDRIDFGQSISVNAVQMTAALNTIANGGVRIDPSLIVGNATNNSGAEVGTDTAQRNRVVSQEAASQTAEMMERVINDPVNGTAKQAAVPGYRVSGKTGTAQRVNSECKCYDGTNTVSFGGFAPTDDPRFTVYVAIHNPGNGGGGGSVTGPVFSQIMSFALRRYGVPPTGTEPSKMPTGW, encoded by the coding sequence GTGACGCGGCGACGCGGACCGGTGCACATCCGGCTCCGCGTCGGCTTCATCCTGGTGGCGATGGTGCTCTCGGTCTTCGGTGGCCGGCTGGTGCAGCTGCAGGGCATCGACCCGCACTCGTACGCTGCGATGGCGGCCGCCGAGAACGTCGTCGACGTCGTGCTGCCGGCCGAGCGTGGCGAGATCCTCGACCGCGACGGGGAGGCGCTGGCCGACTCCTCCGACGGGCTGATGGTGCTGGCCGACCCGAAGCAGACCAAGAAGGACGCCCCGGCGATCGCCGCGTTCCTGGCCAAGGAGCTCGGCGTCGACTACGCCTCGGCGCTCGCCAAGCTGCGCAAGGACGGCAGCCGGTTCCAGTACATCAAGCGCCAGGTGCCCGCGACCCAGGCGACCGCCGCGGTGGAGAAGGCCTCCAAGGAGGGCTACCAGGGGCTGTGGACCAGCCGCGACCCGCTGCGCAACTACCCCAACGGCGACGTCGCGGCCAACCTGGTCGGCTTCATGGGCAACGACGGCCCCCTCGCCGGTCTCGAGGCCGCCTTCGACAAGCACCTGGCCGGCAAGGACGGCCACGCCGAGTACGACGCGACCAGCCCGGTCAGCGGCACCCGGATGCCGCTGGGTACCAACAACCGCGTCGACCCCGTCGACGGCAACGACCTGACCCTCACCATCGACCGCGACCTGCAGTACTACGTGCAGCAGACCCTGATGGACGCCGTGCAGAACTCGCGCGCGGAGTCCGGGATGGCCGTGGTCATGGACACCCAGACCGGCGAGATCCTCAGCCTGGTCGACTACCCGACCTTCGACGCCCGCGACCCGGCCGCCTCTCCCAAGTCGCTGCGGGGTAGCAACGCCCTCTCCAACGTCTACGAGCCGGGCTCGGTCCAGAAGGTGCTCACCGTGGCCGGCCTGCTCGACCAGGGGCTCGTCTCGCCCTCGACCCGGATCCGGGTGCCGGAGTCCTACATGTCCGGCGGCGCCCCGATCCGCGACTGGTACCCCCACGGCGTCGAGAAGCTCACCCTCGCCGGCGTGATCGCGAAGTCCTCCAACATCGGCACCGTGATGGCCGCGGACAAGTACGCCGACGGCCAGCTGCGCGAATACCTGTCCGCCTTCGGCCAGGGCCGGCGCACCGGGCTGGGTCTGGACACCGAGTCGGCGGGCCTGCTGGCCTCTCCGGAGGCCTGGAGCGACGCCAACGAGGACCGCATCGACTTCGGTCAGTCGATCTCGGTCAACGCGGTGCAGATGACCGCGGCGCTCAACACGATCGCCAACGGCGGCGTACGGATCGACCCCAGCCTGATCGTCGGGAACGCGACCAACAACTCCGGTGCCGAGGTCGGCACCGACACCGCCCAGCGCAACCGGGTGGTGTCCCAGGAGGCGGCCTCCCAGACCGCGGAGATGATGGAGCGCGTCATCAACGACCCGGTCAACGGCACCGCCAAGCAGGCCGCCGTCCCCGGCTACCGCGTCTCCGGCAAGACCGGCACCGCGCAGCGGGTCAACTCCGAGTGCAAGTGCTACGACGGCACCAACACCGTCTCCTTCGGCGGCTTCGCCCCCACCGACGACCCGCGTTTCACGGTCTACGTGGCGATCCACAACCCCGGCAACGGCGGGGGTGGTGGCTCCGTGACCGGTCCGGTCTTCTCGCAGATCATGTCCTTCGCCCTGCGGCGCTACGGGGTCCCGCCGACCGGCACCGAGCCGTCGAAGATGCCCACTGGTTGGTGA